ATCAGATTCTTTGCATCACTAAGCAGAACTCTGGAATCTTCTTCATTCTCATAGATCAGCGCTGCTTCCGCCTCAGAAGTTTTCTCTTCCGCTTGCACCAGAGCTTTTGCGTAGTTTTCCCGCATTAATTTCCGGTCTTCCCGTTTTCCCATATTCACAATGTTGAATGCAAAAATCACAATCAATAGAACAGCAATGCCCAGAACTGCTTTTCTGGGATTCGACATTCTTTTTATCCGTACCAGGAATCTGGCAGTCTCTTTGCTGGTTTTGTGAGGGAGTGTCCGGATGTGTCCACGAATTGATTCCTTTTTCTTAAAAAGTCCCCGGATTCCTCTCATACTTAAGATGAATAGTTCAAATACTTTTTTACCGACTAATTTTATATATTTAAAAGATGTGCTCAGTATGCTTTGTTTCTCAGTATCCCTGTTTCTGATTTCTCGGATCACTCCTGCATCTTCGCCAAATTTTTCATCTAACCCTTTTTTTGATACACGACCCTTCAATTTTTCTCCCAGATTTTTAACTTTTTTTGAAATATTCGGCCAGATAGAAGGCGTGAGTAGTTCGGTTGTACTGCGCTCCTGATTCACCAGCCCGTTCATTGATGTTTCCGGGGCAGTTAATACCGTATCATTCTGAGCTATTATTGGTGCTCTCATTTCCTCATTAACCGTTATTTCCGGTGTTTTGATACCCAGAATAATCGCGATAAATGAAACTCCATTAGTACTGTCATTTAGCAGGTTTTGAATAGTTGCTACGGCATTTTCAGGGCTATTTTCTGTTATTATTCTCCTTATCTTTTCTTGAGAAATATAGTCCAGCAGGCTGTTGTTGCAGAACAGCAGTGAATCATTTTCTTTTACACTTCCTGATATTACATTTGAAAATATTTTTAACGGGTTTATCTTCCCGGAATTATCACCTGCTTGATCGATAATATTTACAATTTTATTTTTTTGAATGAAAAAAGCGTGCATACTACCCAGCTGGGCGATATGTAATTCATCACCTTTGTGCACACCGACGATGCAGTTAAAAACTTCAACCCAGTCTTTTTCGCCGGAAGCAATCAACTCGTGCAGTTTGGAATTTGTTTTCTGCAGTGCGTCTTCAAATGCCAGTTCAACATTCAGTTTATCTGATCCGTAATAGTTTTTCTTAAGTTCCGTTTCGACTAATTGAAGAACTTTGCCATTGGCATCATTCCTAACATCTATTTCAGTGAGCACAAAAAGGTGCCCGAAGTTCTGAATTTCTAGCGGGGTTATTTCCGGAATAAATACTCCGGTTATGGATCTGCTTTGCTCCGGGTTACTGATCAGTAGCCTGGAGATTTTTGCTTCAATGTTAGTCAATTGTTTTTACATTAACCATTATAATTAATACATGAGGATATTTCACCTGTATTTACCCTGTTATTATTAAACATTTCAACAATTTCTGCAAGTTTTCAGCATGAATTTTAGTAAAAATGAATGACACCTTTACATGTATTATTGAAAAACGTATAATAAAGTCGGATTTGGACTAATAAAATATAGAGAAACTGAAAACTATGCTTGAACAACTATTTGGTTCACGAACCAGAGTGAAATTATTGAGACTTTTTCTAACAGAACCGGAAAAGCTTTTTTTTGTTCGCGAGATAACCAGGACAATTGATGAGCGGATAAACTCCGTCAGAAGAGAGCTGAAGAACCTGGAAGATATGGGTTTGGTAATGTCTCATGATGAAGATCAAAAAAAATTCTACCAGGTTAATTCTAACTTCATTCTATTTCCTGAACTCAGAGGGTTGATTCTGAAAGCTCAGGTAATTCTGGAAGACAAACTGGTATCCGATATTAAAGCGCTGGGCAATATTCAATACATGGTGCTTACCGGTTTTTTTGTCGGCATCCAGGATAATTCAACGGATATTCTTCTGGTCGGCAAGATCAATCGCGATAAACTGACACGGTTAATGGATAAGTTTGAAAAATTCTTTAACCGCACCATAAACTATACTGTGATGACCACTAAGGAATACAAATATCGTCGTGATCTTACGGACCGATTTTTATATGATATTCTGGAAAATAAAAATATTGTCATGATTGATAAGTTCAGTAAATTCCAGAAAAAAGATATTGAAGAACAGGAAATTAAGGAAACCAAATAATATTCTATCGTAGACAATAATGATAAATAAAAAAACTGCCATTATTGCCATGGGGATCATTGCTACTGCCTTTGCGTGGCTTTTTTTGCGTTTTGCCGGCGGTGACGAGGATACCTGGATCTGTGACAATGGAATCTGGGTGGAACACGGACATCCCAGTAGTCCCAAACCGGCAGAGCTGTGTCCTGTAGGAGATAATTAAAATAATGAATTAAATTGAAAGGAAAAATATGATTACTGAAAGAATGCGCAATGCGTTAAATGAGCAGGTCAATGCTGAACTATTTTCAGCATACCTTTATATGGCGATGTCCGCTGATTTTACCGAC
This is a stretch of genomic DNA from Patescibacteria group bacterium. It encodes these proteins:
- a CDS encoding winged helix-turn-helix domain-containing protein, translating into MLEQLFGSRTRVKLLRLFLTEPEKLFFVREITRTIDERINSVRRELKNLEDMGLVMSHDEDQKKFYQVNSNFILFPELRGLILKAQVILEDKLVSDIKALGNIQYMVLTGFFVGIQDNSTDILLVGKINRDKLTRLMDKFEKFFNRTINYTVMTTKEYKYRRDLTDRFLYDILENKNIVMIDKFSKFQKKDIEEQEIKETK